The genome window TGTGCAACAAACACCAAGATTTGTGCTGCCATGTCAAATTGATACGCTACCTGTCTAAAATGCCATGTTCCTCTCACAACTAAAGTCAGTACTGCAAGTATAATAAAATTCGTACTTCCTGCATAAAACAAGTACGAGAAAGTTAAATTTATTCAATAACGAAAAAGTAACACCTCCATCTGTTATCCCCAAAAAGGTCACATATGCATAGTCCCAACTATAAACGTTGATCACAAGAAACATATCCTATACGGCTATACGTGTAACCAAGCGGAACATACTGATTTGGTGAAGTTTACAAGACCTCACCTGTAGGCTTAGAGAGGTTGAGAATTTTTCATATGTAATAGATTATGTAAGAAACTATGCTGATCTGAACATAAACAAGCTTTACAAGTTCAAAGAGGAGTATTTCATTTCATATGTAATTATTTTGGTTTGGCTATATCCAAATTAGAAATTGGCAAGCCCACCTAAAGTACACATTTACAAGTGTGAcaagaaatgaaaatataacCGCCTAAAAGAAATGGAATCAGCAAGTAAAGTACATATATAAGCATGCAACAAAGTATAAAGAAACAATATACTTATAGTTGATCTTAACTTTGTCCATACATTTTCAGGACTTCGCATTAGTTTAgaatttagtttaattaatatcaaatgttttattgtagaaaGGTAATATAACCAAGGATAATTGGAGCTTGAAATAGCAAAGTCTGAGtacatatataatcatattcaGATTTTGTCAACAGCTTGCAAAGCATAATGTTTTTGGGCTTTAACTTGAGTTCGGAAAGTTGTagtaaaatattaaagaaaccTTAATACAGATATATAAGAATATCCTACTGAGACAGGGTAGCCTCACAAGATAGGAGGAGTATTCAACACCTGAAGAAGAATTTAGCCATACATTCAATTAACTTTGTGTTCTCTTCTATTTTAGATCATTTTTTGGAACGTGTTGATTGTTGTGGAATTCTTTCGATACGATTTTTTATTATGAACTTAATTTATGTACTTGGCATTTTTATGGAACCCCGTTGTGATTATAGTATATTAATATGAAGTATTATTCAAGGTGATCACAtgttaaatatttgatattcttTTCCCCAATTCTAGCGAACAATAGTTGACTTAATTAAAATACCAAGTGAGTAATAGTTAACTGACAAAACTTGAGTGGTGAAAAAACTTGTTTGATATTAGAATTGTGGCAAGAAAGATATTATTACCTTGCATAGCCGCATGAAATTGGTGCctaattcaaattaaattagtAAATTGGGCATAGATATATGCTAGTACTTGCAGAACTAATACCAGTCACCTCGAGAAATTCTATGGTCATTGGAATTATGGAGAATATATTCCCATTAACCGCTATTTTTACttgttttctatctcaactgATTAACGCTAAAAAGATTCATATATACAATACTTCAATTGCAAAGGTTGAAATAATCAGTATATGAATCCCAGAGACCAGAGTCCAGACTGCAACAGAGATGACACAAATACATTTATTCCCTATcatcaggggcggatctagcacACAAATGTTAAGGGGGCACGAagcaaattttcgaaaaacatctatatatttttaaattttggggaggcacttttataattttgcaaaatttagaatggtgaaaaaatgtaaaataaaattttagggGGGGCACGTGTCCCCGCGTGCCTCTTACTAGATCCGCCCTGCCTATCATTATTTTCAAACCAAAACCAAttaacattataataatatcaactAGTTTAGTATTCTATGTAAATTACCCCAACCCCACAGGAAACTACGAAAAAGACAAAAGCACAATCAGTAACTTTATAAATTCAAAAGGAAGGATGGGGTAAgaatatatatagattattaCCTGCAAAGTCAGTAACTTTATCAAACTTAAGAAGTGCAGTGAttatgaagaagaagaactgATAACCCGCCTGTAAAAAGAGAATTCGTTTCAAGAACTGCAAGTATGATAGAGAGAatgaagagagagagagcgagagagagagagagagagagagagagagattacagTGACAATGGCGGTAAGAGCCAAGAAATGGGAGTCAAGAACAGTTGCCATGATCTTCGTTAAAAATAACCCAGAAACAAAGTATGGGACAATTTGGATTTTATAACAGTCGCAATGTTATTCTTTTCTTTGGAATGCTCGAGGAAAATAAAGAATACGAATTTGCGGTTGGGAAGTGAACTACATCACCAAAGCGCCTAACCAGAGATAGACCTCTTCCGTTAATCCTGACCGTCTATAGGAACTTCCCAGTCAGTCAATATATTTGTcactgaaaatttaaaattaggaGATTATAATATTCCGAGGATGGAAAATAAAGCAAGTGAGAAtagatttgtttttaatatatgtaatcGGGATTTGATCCGTTATTAATGTTTCaggaaaaaaattgataagagGATAGTGATGGAGACGTCAAATTAGGTAAAAAgaatcaatatataaataaaaaagatacTCCTTCCGGTCTTTTATGTtagtcgttttgactttttcacgtattttgagaggtcaaaaaaatgtatttctatacatcatttttcaattttttctttttctgaataaaaatatagatgttaaacttttattcagaaaaataaaatttgaaaaataatatgtagaattatattttttgtacatCTCAgattacgtgcacaaagtcaaaacgACTAAAGGAGTATTACTCATACCAAATGTCATCAAACTCACACTCAATTAAGATACGGTAATTCTAGTGTGTACCCATTAACACATGGTttttggaaatttttgtatttagatTATTTTGATCGATGTAGTTGATGTATTTGTAGGGAGGTCCACCATCGTAggagagccaatcaaaatgatctaaacACAAAAAATTTCACGCTTAATATGTACTCATAGAAAAACTGTTAAACATTATATGTCCTTGCAATACTTACGGAGAGGTTTAACTCGCAATTTTTTAAGTTAAACCCTCTCggtcaattaattattttaaatataatgatctTCGGCAGAAAATCATGACTTAATGATTCTAGATTacataatttgtaaaaattatatCGAGGAAACGAATTAGAGCATTTTTAATAAACATGGTGCAAATGTTCAAATCCATCCCATCATCTCGCCCATGCCACCAGTTCGCCCATGCCACCAGTTGATAGTTACTCAAGGACAAGTTTTCTATACTGTGTCATTtcagtaagagcatctccaacggtgttggctataatcgttggctaaattggacctgtaagatattatgtaaaatttgctgaacctgtaacacattttgcttcaatggtattggctataccggttggctataatttaaaaatagtatgttattaatattttaaattgttaaaatagaatatatcagttcaatatggtaataaatgatgtacaatcttcctacagattttcttacagacctgtagaggttcgacaaatttagccatccatagggggttggctaaaattatagacaacaggttcacgtggttggagtgCTAGTTTTTCAAgacgttggctatattttttaattttggaatgccaactcattttttagccaagggttttgtacggttggagatgctctaagcctGTCagatgaagcttcattttcgccATCACAGCTTAGTTGAAAGCATTTAACTTCTGAACTTGAATCATCTTTGCTGAGCTCTATCTCTTTCCACCTATATTTTAGATCACTGAATTCATATCCCATCAATTTAGGGATTGTAACCTGTGCAAGTCATATCCCATTCATCATGTCAACTTCGCAGGACAAAATTCcggtttttatttgaaattttgaatttgagcaaatgacatgtttggatgcaaaaaaaaaaggttcaGGCCACTCAAGTACTAGTATAAAGTTGAGAAGTTAAAAAGACAGCTCAAATCATGTAATTCGAAATCCAAATTTTGAAATGAGTTGCATGTTCTCAAACACAATCTAAAGAATTATAGAACGGGATCAAATGTACCTTATGTGGCTGCCTTTGCTCGTTCTTTGGTTCCCAAGATTCATAACACCAGAAGTTGATCAAGCTTGGCAGATGAATTAGTTCTAGTGACAACAAAACAGGAAACACGATTTCATCATCCGTTTCTTGTTTACTTCTTCCGGATGCTGCGATTATCTCTTTAATCATCGCACACCCTCTCACTCGCATTACCTTAAGATGCACAAGATCTCTGGCAATCCAGGGTGACATTACATTTCTCAATTTGCTGCAGAATTTAATGTCTAGCTTTTCAAGGTTTTTTAACCTATGCAACATGGAAAGTGGGAAAATGATTTCCAATTCGTCACAACGTGAAACttttagaaattttaattgACAAAATGACTTGTTCTCGTGATCATTCTCCCCCCATACATCACTTGCAACCTTCAACATGATGATCTTCAGTTCTACCAAGGAAGGGAACACGACCTGTAGCAAATTTCCACATTTTTGTTTACATAATTGCATGTGTATTATGCACAACTTTTTACACTAACAGAAATACGCAtcagataaattaaaaaatatgcagCAGGCCAAATGAATTGAGTAATTTCAGTGATATTAACAACTCTGATTAcacattattatataaaaagctATTATTCTAATAGTTTGATTTAATCCCTGTAGTTAGATTATTAAATCGTGTAAAGGAGACAATCTGTCATAAACAGATGAAATGAAGATAATGCGAGGAAAACATACCATTTTATCAAAAAGAGATGCAGGATGAACAGAGGAAACATCAGTACTCTCTGTGGTAGTTGAATTTATATACCTCCTGTGGCCGTAAAAGCTTTTGAGCTTCGGCATAGCTTTTAGCACAATAGATTTCAACTGAGCAAATTTTATGACCTTCTTGTTAtctgttccttcacttcctatGATTACTTCCATTGCTGGACAATTACGTACCAGGAGTACTTGTAGTTGCACGAGACCTTGGGCTACTGAAGCGGAAAACAGGTAAGTCATTCCCCGGCAATCAACAATGTTTAGTACACTTAAATTGGAAAATGCTGTCAGTTGTTGGATGTGCTTGCTCTCCTCTCCAGGTATTTTTGCTAAATTCTCAACGTAGTGACAGTTTTCCATATACAGTACTCTCAAATCCTTGAATGCTCCTTTGTTGTTGTCAATAAAAGGATTTGTCGTACCCACATTTGTTAAGAACAAATTTTCAGCTCTTTCCGCCAGAGTTTTCCCCCCTCCTACTATAGTGTCACAGCAGACAAAATATTTTGTTGAAGAATCACTGTCTCTAGGTTGTATTGGTGCCATATCCGGGTACCTCTGACccacaataatattaaaatcaagtAAATTAAGCATGAAATTCTCATCAGGACAAGACTGGGAGTATTTTAAACTAATCTTTAAAACCTTCAAGTGAGTCAACTTACTCAGCTCGGCATAGATATGCTCCCCTCTATCTGATTCAATGTCGCGAAATTTTATTCCACTTGGAATATTCAGTTCTTCGAGATTGGGTAGACAGACTTGACAGAGAATTTGGCATCATTTCTACTTTGTGGTGAGTCAACACATCTAGCCTCCGAAGAAACTTCAACTCTGGTAAAACTAGAGGGCCTGCAGGGAAAGAACAATCCCAAAACCTGAGTGTTTTGAGATTTTTAGTGACAATGCTGAAAGATGACTCGTGTAAAGTGCAGTGATCTAGGATTAGTGTATGAAGTTTTTCCAGGGATCCGGTAGAAAAATGCTTCATTGAAAAAGACATTTTTGGATAACCAGAAATCTAAGATTGGGGAACATCTTGAAGAAGCTATCTGAAAGTTGCTGGCTATGAAAGTTTGATTGCAGCCACAAGGTATGCAAGTCTGGGCACACCAGATCATCGGGTGAACTAACGTTATCCACCTCCAAATTTAAGTACATTACTTTCCTAGTACTGTAAGCACTCTGATTCGGCAACCATGAGTTGCATGTTATAGATAAAAATGCATATTCTTGTCTGGAAGCTATAGATCTTGCTACATCTCTGATGATGTCGTGCAGTCTGATATACTTATCATTTCTACCAGGAAGTAACAAAGAAGATGATTTAAGGTTTTGAACAATGGAATGAACTCTGTCTCTTTTGCCCTCCAACAATTCGCAATCTGTTGCAAGCTTGAACAACAAACTTTTATCAATCTCAGCATCCTCGCGGTACAATGAACATAACAAGAGAAAGATCTTCTCATCTTCGTGCAACTGATTGAAACTTAGTTCAACACAAGCAAATATATCACCCTCTATTCCATGAATCTTTTCAATTTTGTGATTTTCCAGAAGATCAAGGGCATCCTTCCACTGACACTCACCCATAATGGCGACAGAGTTTCCAACTGCTACAATAAGGAGTGGAAGTCGTGCACATTTATTGCATACTCTCATTGCCAATGTCTTATCAAGCAGAGAATAAATTTTAGACGAACCAACGACATTGCTGAACATTTCCCATGCTTCCTCCGCTGTCAGGGTGTCAATCCTGACAGGATCTTTACAATTATTTTTCAAGCAAACATCTTGTGCTCGAGATGTGAAGAGAATCTTGCAACCACCAGGGGTACCCTCATCAAATGAAATCCCTATTCGATTTAATGGAATGTAACGCCAAACATCGTCTAATATGAACAGAATCTTACCTCCATTCATTATACTATTCCTCAACTGAAAAGCTCTGTACTCCTCATTATCTTTCGACTCAAGATGGCACTCCAAATGGAAAGAAAGTTGCTCCTGTATATTTATTACATCCAACTTTCCATTGCCAAAATTAGCCCGTGCAACCTTGTCAAAGACCCCCTTCTCTTTAATTTCCTTCCAGGTTTGTTCCATCATTCTGGTCTTTCCCACGCCTGGCATCCCATAAATACCAAGTACTGAGAATCCATCTTCTTTCACCAGGGCCTCCCAAATCTTCCCATAAGCAGTTCTCCTCGATTCAAAGTTGTAATATCTGTCGCCACCTGATATAGGAACATTCTCAAAAGGTGGATACTGTGCAATATCCTCATGGACCAGCTCTTTCCCCGATTCAATGAGTTCTTCCACCCTTTTGGACATCTTAGCCCCACTCCTCCCCAGTCGAAAACGAGTGACAGGATCAGGAATGCGCAGAGCTTCAAAACAGCACAACCAGGACGGTCTGTTTTCATATTCCTCCACAAATACTTTCACttgatctttaatttccacCACTTTTTCCTGCCAATCAACCACATGCTTCAACAAAATTTGGCCATTATTTTTCGCTGCAGCAGCTTTTCTTGCAACACTCTCCTCCTGAATTTGCAGCTCATTGATCTTTGTGGCTTTAAGATCCTTCACAACGCCTTTATAACAAAACAAGTGAACTAGTCCACGAGTTCCAGCTTCAACAATGACCACCGAAATCTTGTCCACAGCTTTTCCCACAACTGGAATGTCAGATAGACTACACATGATTTTATCTAAACTAGGCTCCTTAAATTATCACTTAGTTGCAGAATTATGAGAAATTTATGTTAATGAAATGAAAACAGGACAAACGATTATTGCTTGAGATGGAAGAAAGAATGAGAGCTGGCAAGTAAAAATGTATAACATGGAGTGAGAGTAAATTGTTAGGCATTGATCCAAAGCGTGTTAGAACTTTGTATTAAACTATACCATCTTCAGCTCACTCACTAGTATAAAACCTAAATGAATAGAGAATACAGGCCAAGAGCACTAGGTTCTGTCGATTACACCAGCCCTGTGTTTATTTGAAAGAATTATGATATCTTGTCTGAGAGAATGtattataaaacataaaaatgattataatacaATCTCATGCAATTATAGtttcttaaatttaaaaatataatacaatccGTGCACGGAACATCAATAGATCCTGCATCGCTTATGAACACATGTGATTGAGATTTCCCATACGACATTGTGAATATCATTATACATGATACTGGAATACATCTATCACATCCATATTCATAAGGGTTATAAATTACA of Daucus carota subsp. sativus chromosome 3, DH1 v3.0, whole genome shotgun sequence contains these proteins:
- the LOC108212326 gene encoding probable disease resistance protein At1g15890, producing MCSLSDIPVVGKAVDKISVVIVEAGTRGLVHLFCYKGVVKDLKATKINELQIQEESVARKAAAAKNNGQILLKHVVDWQEKVVEIKDQVKVFVEEYENRPSWLCCFEALRIPDPVTRFRLGRSGAKMSKRVEELIESGKELVHEDIAQYPPFENVPISGGDRYYNFESRRTAYGKIWEALVKEDGFSVLGIYGMPGVGKTRMMEQTWKEIKEKGVFDKVARANFGNGKLDVINIQEQLSFHLECHLESKDNEEYRAFQLRNSIMNGGKILFILDDVWRYIPLNRIGISFDEGTPGGCKILFTSRAQDVCLKNNCKDPVRIDTLTAEEAWEMFSNVVGSSKIYSLLDKTLAMRVCNKCARLPLLIVAVGNSVAIMGECQWKDALDLLENHKIEKIHGIEGDIFACVELSFNQLHEDEKIFLLLCSLYREDAEIDKSLLFKLATDCELLEGKRDRVHSIVQNLKSSSLLLPGRNDKYIRLHDIIRDVARSIASRQEYAFLSITCNSWLPNQSAYSTRKVMYLNLEVDNVSSPDDLVCPDLHTLWLQSNFHSQQLSDSFFKMFPNLRFLVIQKCLFQ